In Vibrio crassostreae, one DNA window encodes the following:
- the exaC gene encoding acetaldehyde dehydrogenase ExaC, producing MIYAQPGSDNAVVNFKAQYDNFIGGEWVKPVSGEYFDNTSPVNGQVYCQVARSTEADISLALDAAHAARASWASTSVTERSNILLKIADRIEANLEEIAVAEAWENGKPVRETLAADIPLVVDHFRYFAGCIRAQEGSAAELDSNTASYHFPEPIGVVGQIIPWNFPILMAAWKLAPALAAGCCVVMKPAEQTPTSILVMMEKIADLLPAGVVNIVNGFGSEAGQALATSDRLAKLAFTGSTEVGHHILKCAAESLIPSTVELGGKSPNIYFPDIFNHEDEYLDKCVEGMLLAFFNQGEVCTCPSRVLIHESVYDKFIAKVVERAQTIKQGNPLDTDTQVGAQASKEQFDKILSYLEIGRQEGAKVLTGGEIAQQPDDLGNGYYIQPTMLEGNNKMRVFQEEIFGPVIAVTTFKDEAEALEIANDTEYGLGAGVWTRDANLAYRMGRNIEAGRIWVNCYHAYPAHAAFGGYKKSGIGRETHKMMLDHYQNTKNLLISYDTNPLGFF from the coding sequence ATGATTTACGCACAGCCGGGTAGTGATAACGCAGTGGTGAACTTTAAAGCGCAATACGATAACTTTATCGGTGGCGAGTGGGTGAAGCCTGTCAGCGGCGAGTATTTTGATAACACTTCCCCAGTGAATGGTCAGGTGTATTGCCAAGTGGCACGTTCAACCGAGGCGGATATTAGCTTGGCACTTGATGCGGCGCATGCTGCTCGTGCTAGCTGGGCTTCGACCAGTGTGACTGAGCGCTCCAACATCCTACTTAAAATTGCTGACCGTATTGAAGCGAACCTAGAAGAAATCGCGGTCGCTGAAGCGTGGGAAAACGGCAAGCCTGTGCGTGAAACGTTAGCGGCGGACATTCCGTTGGTTGTCGATCACTTCCGTTACTTTGCTGGCTGTATTCGAGCGCAAGAAGGCAGCGCAGCAGAGCTAGATTCAAACACCGCAAGTTATCACTTCCCAGAACCTATTGGTGTGGTGGGGCAGATCATTCCTTGGAACTTCCCGATTTTAATGGCGGCTTGGAAATTGGCTCCCGCACTGGCTGCGGGCTGTTGTGTGGTGATGAAACCCGCCGAGCAAACACCGACATCGATTTTGGTGATGATGGAGAAGATCGCTGATCTTCTACCAGCAGGCGTAGTCAATATTGTGAATGGTTTTGGTAGCGAAGCAGGTCAAGCATTAGCAACCAGTGATCGTTTGGCGAAGTTGGCGTTTACTGGCTCAACAGAAGTCGGCCACCACATCTTGAAATGTGCCGCAGAAAGCCTAATTCCATCAACGGTTGAGCTTGGCGGTAAGTCTCCAAATATCTACTTCCCAGACATCTTTAACCATGAAGACGAATACCTTGATAAGTGTGTCGAAGGCATGCTGCTTGCGTTCTTCAACCAAGGTGAAGTGTGTACTTGTCCATCACGTGTGTTGATCCATGAATCGGTATACGACAAGTTCATCGCCAAGGTGGTCGAGCGTGCTCAAACGATTAAACAAGGTAACCCGCTAGATACCGATACTCAAGTTGGCGCACAAGCTTCTAAAGAGCAGTTTGATAAGATCTTGAGCTACCTAGAAATCGGTCGTCAAGAGGGTGCGAAAGTGCTCACTGGTGGTGAGATTGCGCAGCAACCAGATGACCTGGGTAATGGTTACTACATTCAGCCAACTATGCTCGAAGGCAACAATAAGATGCGCGTCTTCCAAGAAGAGATCTTTGGCCCAGTTATCGCGGTCACTACCTTTAAAGATGAAGCAGAAGCGCTAGAGATTGCTAACGATACAGAATATGGCTTGGGTGCAGGTGTATGGACGCGTGATGCAAACCTTGCTTACCGAATGGGCCGTAATATCGAAGCGGGCCGTATTTGGGTTAACTGTTACCATGCTTATCCAGCACACGCGGCGTTTGGTGGTTACAAGAAGTCTGGCATTGGGCGTGAGACACATAAGATGATGCTCGACCATTATCAAAACACCAAGAACCTGCTGATCAGCTACGATACTAATCCGTTAGGCTTTTTCTAA
- a CDS encoding NUDIX hydrolase, with protein MEFTLDKFNGIIIAPATAPQDADTFHAELSEITEFSKQNNKSIIWISLPISLSHLIPVATELGFVFHNCLEDEITLIHKSQIVEFVPFIPTHTLGAGALITNGHNQVLMIKEHGMTGYKLPGGHIELGEGIEESVVRETLEETGIKAEFVSVVGMATRHPYQFGKSNLYFVCHLIAQTQDIAIQDTDEIAEAKWVDVEEFINNAENYPFNRQMVGSLIGKQGLELTQLEGNYGPTHKPEIFFSKS; from the coding sequence GTGGAATTTACGCTCGACAAATTTAACGGCATCATCATTGCCCCGGCAACCGCCCCTCAAGATGCTGATACATTTCATGCCGAACTTAGTGAAATCACCGAATTTTCAAAACAAAATAACAAAAGCATTATTTGGATTAGCTTACCTATTTCGCTCTCGCACCTCATTCCGGTAGCGACCGAACTTGGCTTTGTGTTCCACAACTGTCTAGAAGACGAGATTACGCTGATCCACAAATCCCAAATCGTCGAGTTTGTGCCTTTCATCCCGACCCATACTTTGGGAGCTGGAGCTCTGATCACCAACGGACACAATCAAGTGCTGATGATAAAAGAGCATGGCATGACAGGCTATAAACTACCTGGCGGCCACATTGAACTTGGCGAGGGTATTGAAGAGTCTGTGGTTCGAGAAACCTTGGAAGAGACGGGTATCAAAGCGGAGTTTGTATCGGTGGTTGGCATGGCAACGCGCCACCCATACCAGTTTGGCAAATCGAACCTCTACTTTGTTTGTCACCTTATCGCTCAAACTCAAGATATCGCGATTCAAGACACTGATGAAATTGCAGAAGCTAAATGGGTCGATGTGGAAGAGTTCATCAACAACGCTGAAAACTACCCGTTCAACCGCCAAATGGTTGGTTCTTTGATTGGCAAACAAGGATTAGAGCTTACCCAGTTAGAAGGCAACTACGGCCCAACCCACAAGCCCGAGATCTTCTTTTCGAAAAGCTAG
- a CDS encoding DMT family transporter gives MSWFFLMMGVMAEALSHVALKATDGFSLSKPVPALLVISGHLAAFLFLSQAMKGMPVGVVHSLWAGLAIVTVSLISTFVYRQHLDTMVWIGMLLVAAGVVMINLSQGHSH, from the coding sequence ATGAGCTGGTTTTTCTTGATGATGGGCGTAATGGCTGAAGCACTTTCTCACGTTGCACTTAAAGCCACTGACGGGTTTAGTTTGTCTAAACCAGTACCAGCTTTACTGGTTATCTCAGGGCACTTGGCAGCGTTTCTATTTTTGAGCCAAGCGATGAAGGGAATGCCAGTTGGTGTGGTGCACTCTTTATGGGCAGGTTTAGCTATCGTGACCGTGAGTCTGATTTCTACATTCGTTTACCGCCAGCACCTCGATACCATGGTTTGGATTGGCATGTTACTAGTGGCAGCCGGTGTTGTGATGATCAACCTGTCGCAAGGTCACTCACACTAG
- the fghA gene encoding S-formylglutathione hydrolase, producing MTIENISQAKVAGGWHKQYTHFSATLDCNMRFAIFLPPNASKENPVPVLYWLSGLTCTDENFMQKAGAFKAAAEQGIAIVAPDTSPRGEGVADDENYDLGQGAGFYVNATQAPWDSHYHMYDYVVTELPALIESFFPVTSVKSISGHSMGGHGALTIGIKNEDSYRSISAFSPITNPMQCPWGQKAFNQYLGLDIEEWKHYDASELLKTKGTKLPMLVDQGEADNFLIEQLKPEQLVEAAKVTNADLELRMQPGYDHSYFFISSFIDEHIEFHAAYLNK from the coding sequence ATGACAATCGAAAACATTAGCCAAGCAAAGGTTGCTGGTGGTTGGCACAAACAATACACCCACTTTTCTGCAACGCTTGACTGCAACATGCGTTTCGCGATTTTCTTGCCACCGAATGCAAGCAAAGAAAACCCAGTACCTGTTTTATATTGGTTATCAGGCCTAACCTGTACCGATGAAAACTTCATGCAAAAAGCCGGCGCATTCAAAGCCGCGGCTGAGCAAGGCATTGCCATTGTTGCCCCAGACACAAGCCCGCGTGGCGAAGGTGTTGCCGACGATGAAAACTACGACTTAGGCCAAGGCGCAGGCTTCTACGTGAATGCTACTCAAGCGCCATGGGACAGCCATTACCACATGTACGATTACGTGGTAACAGAGCTACCAGCGCTGATTGAGTCTTTCTTCCCAGTGACATCAGTGAAATCAATTTCTGGTCACAGCATGGGCGGACATGGTGCACTAACGATTGGCATTAAAAACGAAGATAGCTACCGCTCTATCTCGGCATTCAGCCCAATCACGAACCCAATGCAATGCCCTTGGGGACAGAAAGCATTCAACCAATACTTGGGCTTAGATATTGAAGAGTGGAAGCACTACGATGCCTCTGAGCTTCTAAAAACCAAAGGCACTAAGCTGCCAATGTTGGTAGACCAAGGCGAAGCGGATAACTTCCTGATTGAGCAGCTTAAACCTGAGCAACTAGTCGAAGCGGCTAAGGTAACCAATGCCGATTTAGAGCTACGTATGCAGCCAGGTTACGACCACAGCTACTTCTTCATCTCTAGCTTTATTGATGAGCACATTGAGTTCCACGCGGCTTACCTAAACAAGTAG
- a CDS encoding S-(hydroxymethyl)glutathione dehydrogenase/class III alcohol dehydrogenase, protein MTIEIKPGQTHIQSKAMVAWKAGEPLKRETVDVELPKAGEVLVRIVATGVCHTDAFTLSGDDPEGIFPSILGHEGGGIVEMIGEGVTSVEVGDHVIPLYTAECGECKFCKSGKTNLCQAVRETQGKGLMPDGTSRFSINGETIFHYMGCSTFSEYTVLPEISLAKVSKEAPLEEVCLLGCGVTTGMGAVLNTAKVEKGDNVAVFGLGGIGLSAIIGARMAGADRIIGVDINESKFELAKQLGATDCINPMNFDKPIQDVIVEMTDGGVEYSFECIGNVNVMRQALECCHKGWGESVIIGVAGAGQEISTRPFQLVTGRVWRGSAFGGVKGRSELPEIVNRYMAGEFGLQEFITHTMSLDEVNDAFDLMHKGESIRTVLHMDR, encoded by the coding sequence ATGACTATCGAAATCAAACCTGGTCAAACTCATATCCAATCAAAAGCTATGGTTGCTTGGAAAGCGGGCGAGCCACTAAAGCGTGAAACGGTTGACGTTGAACTGCCAAAAGCTGGCGAAGTACTTGTTCGTATCGTTGCGACTGGTGTTTGTCACACTGACGCATTCACATTATCAGGTGACGATCCAGAAGGTATCTTCCCTTCTATTCTTGGTCACGAAGGTGGCGGTATCGTTGAGATGATCGGCGAAGGCGTTACAAGTGTCGAAGTTGGCGACCACGTTATCCCACTTTACACAGCAGAATGTGGCGAATGTAAATTCTGTAAGTCTGGTAAAACTAACCTATGCCAAGCGGTTCGTGAAACGCAAGGTAAAGGCCTAATGCCAGACGGTACAAGCCGCTTCTCTATCAATGGTGAGACAATCTTCCACTACATGGGTTGTTCTACTTTCTCTGAGTACACAGTACTTCCAGAAATCTCACTAGCAAAAGTAAGCAAAGAAGCACCACTTGAAGAAGTTTGTCTTCTAGGTTGTGGCGTTACAACAGGTATGGGCGCGGTACTGAACACAGCTAAAGTTGAAAAAGGCGACAACGTTGCAGTATTCGGCCTTGGTGGTATCGGTCTTTCTGCAATCATTGGTGCTCGCATGGCTGGTGCTGACCGCATCATCGGTGTTGATATCAATGAGAGCAAATTCGAGCTAGCAAAACAGCTTGGCGCGACAGACTGCATCAACCCAATGAACTTCGACAAGCCAATCCAAGACGTTATCGTTGAGATGACCGACGGTGGTGTTGAGTACTCTTTCGAATGTATTGGTAACGTAAACGTGATGCGTCAAGCGCTTGAATGTTGTCACAAAGGTTGGGGCGAATCTGTAATCATCGGTGTTGCAGGCGCAGGTCAAGAGATCTCAACTCGTCCATTCCAACTAGTGACTGGTCGTGTATGGCGTGGTTCTGCTTTCGGTGGTGTTAAAGGCCGCTCTGAGCTTCCAGAAATCGTAAACCGTTACATGGCAGGTGAGTTTGGTCTTCAAGAGTTCATTACTCACACAATGAGCCTTGACGAAGTAAACGACGCATTCGACCTAATGCACAAAGGTGAATCTATCCGTACTGTTTTACACATGGACAGATAA
- a CDS encoding C45 family autoproteolytic acyltransferase/hydolase, which produces MKMTKRAILSTALALSGSAHAISLEPVPGLDVHQPYYAPQAFVQQESLPIVDIRGVKSADYAELFEKQVGEEVRRGIKEAKYVYKLAGIDVVKFERDSMKVLRNSQKLNPDYFEVLNALAKVGGISLETMFTLSQLDAALASTAQSALSGCTTVSFSGTGVVGQVNDTPSLSGGNYWVLQADDYVQVMASGFYGSGQTLGKDIGVVINFQGTDSKGIGNEADNAIELGTLQNYLVRNAKSVDDAEKILDQYRTVVASHFNFADSTGYTVGVEMLDGKNYVIKRPAGVGHANHSERPGVLQAFAESVGLGEKSKQRTVATAYTEWRAEFAQQFIDNTPEGNVEAAKYVLNTKPIAQHAAYGSDFISTLTAVMDTKEGCIEVAPGVGEWNDFQRVCLDK; this is translated from the coding sequence ATGAAAATGACTAAACGCGCAATCCTTTCTACCGCACTTGCACTCTCAGGTTCAGCTCACGCGATTTCTCTTGAGCCAGTACCAGGTTTGGATGTCCATCAGCCTTACTATGCGCCGCAAGCATTTGTTCAGCAAGAAAGTTTACCTATTGTTGATATTCGTGGCGTAAAATCGGCTGATTATGCTGAGTTATTTGAAAAGCAGGTCGGTGAAGAAGTACGACGTGGTATTAAGGAAGCGAAATACGTCTACAAACTAGCAGGCATCGATGTGGTCAAGTTTGAGAGAGATTCAATGAAGGTTTTAAGGAACTCTCAAAAGCTTAATCCCGACTACTTCGAAGTTCTTAACGCGCTTGCCAAAGTGGGCGGGATTTCGTTAGAAACCATGTTCACACTATCACAGCTTGATGCGGCATTAGCTTCGACTGCCCAGTCTGCGCTAAGCGGATGCACAACAGTGAGTTTTTCAGGTACTGGTGTTGTAGGTCAAGTAAACGACACGCCTTCGTTATCTGGTGGTAATTACTGGGTTTTACAAGCTGATGATTATGTACAGGTGATGGCATCAGGATTCTATGGTTCAGGTCAAACACTAGGTAAAGATATTGGGGTTGTAATTAACTTCCAAGGTACCGACTCTAAGGGTATAGGCAATGAAGCAGACAACGCTATTGAGCTTGGTACACTTCAAAACTACCTAGTGCGAAACGCCAAGAGTGTTGATGATGCAGAGAAGATTTTAGACCAATACCGTACTGTCGTGGCATCCCACTTTAACTTTGCGGACAGTACTGGTTACACGGTGGGCGTGGAGATGCTCGACGGTAAGAACTACGTCATAAAACGTCCTGCAGGTGTCGGTCATGCGAATCACTCTGAGCGTCCAGGCGTATTGCAAGCATTCGCTGAGTCTGTGGGGCTTGGCGAGAAGAGTAAACAGCGTACGGTTGCAACCGCTTACACTGAGTGGCGCGCAGAGTTTGCTCAGCAGTTCATTGATAACACACCAGAAGGCAATGTAGAGGCTGCTAAGTATGTACTTAATACGAAGCCGATTGCGCAGCATGCCGCTTATGGCTCTGACTTTATCTCCACGCTAACAGCAGTTATGGATACAAAAGAAGGCTGTATAGAAGTCGCTCCAGGTGTGGGTGAGTGGAATGACTTCCAACGTGTTTGTTTAGACAAGTAA
- a CDS encoding helix-turn-helix domain-containing protein, which yields MAEIETEGFEFFGVEETVFRRMVIERIEALMVQEGLSKNSLAKKADIGRSALYEKMDREAKSHFTILDFFRIAKALDVSLLQLFPMTQLERLHGGQLPLSASTLKFLDLMLAAPKEDIEFLANFYASLKKRDQLNGEQ from the coding sequence ATGGCAGAAATAGAAACAGAAGGGTTTGAATTCTTCGGCGTTGAAGAGACGGTCTTTCGAAGAATGGTGATAGAGCGAATCGAGGCGCTCATGGTTCAAGAAGGGTTATCTAAGAATTCGCTGGCTAAAAAAGCAGATATTGGCCGCTCGGCGCTTTATGAGAAGATGGATAGAGAAGCGAAAAGTCACTTCACCATTTTGGACTTTTTCCGAATCGCCAAAGCGCTTGATGTCAGCTTGCTGCAGTTGTTCCCAATGACCCAATTAGAGCGACTACATGGAGGGCAATTGCCTCTTTCTGCCAGTACACTTAAATTTCTCGACCTCATGCTTGCAGCCCCCAAAGAGGACATTGAGTTTTTAGCCAATTTTTACGCATCACTGAAAAAGCGCGATCAGCTCAACGGGGAGCAATAG
- a CDS encoding DMT family transporter — translation MLLSLPPPVMLSLAIVLEVVATSLLPKTQQFTSLPATAAVLISYGCAFYLLSLTVQTMSLGVAYAIWCGAGIVLVAALSWLVYGQKLDIYAIIGIALILSGVVIINLFSTSVSH, via the coding sequence ATGCTTTTATCTCTCCCACCACCAGTGATGCTATCACTCGCCATCGTGCTTGAAGTTGTCGCCACTTCTTTATTACCTAAAACGCAGCAATTTACTTCTTTACCGGCCACTGCCGCGGTATTGATTAGCTACGGTTGTGCCTTTTATCTGTTATCTCTCACAGTGCAAACCATGTCTTTGGGTGTGGCGTATGCGATTTGGTGTGGGGCTGGGATTGTATTGGTCGCGGCGTTGTCTTGGCTGGTCTATGGGCAAAAGCTAGACATCTACGCGATCATTGGCATCGCTTTGATTCTGTCTGGTGTGGTGATCATCAACCTGTTTTCTACGTCGGTGAGTCATTAG
- the mpaA gene encoding murein tripeptide amidase MpaA: MSLIPRTERAAFSIKPLLYGKSVLGAPLLYFPAQVESESRGLILAGTHGDETASIAGLSCALRSLPAANLRHDVILSMNPDGNQLGTRANANQVDLNRAFPTQNWTENGTVYRWSSHTPVRDVKVKTGQTDQLEPEVQSLIDLIEQRQPKFVISFHEPLAMIDDPTQSELAIWLGKQFNLPIVEDVDYETPGSFGTWCQERNLPCITVELPPVSADLTIEQYLEAFVAVLGCE; this comes from the coding sequence GTGAGTTTAATTCCAAGAACGGAAAGAGCTGCATTTTCAATAAAGCCGCTACTATATGGAAAGTCGGTATTGGGCGCACCCTTGCTCTATTTCCCCGCGCAAGTAGAAAGCGAATCTCGCGGGCTGATTTTAGCGGGCACACACGGCGATGAAACCGCTTCTATCGCGGGTTTGTCTTGCGCACTAAGAAGCCTACCTGCCGCCAACTTACGACATGATGTGATCTTGTCGATGAACCCAGACGGCAACCAGCTAGGCACTCGCGCCAACGCCAATCAAGTCGATCTGAACCGCGCTTTTCCGACTCAAAACTGGACAGAAAACGGCACCGTCTATCGCTGGAGTTCACATACACCAGTCAGAGATGTAAAAGTAAAAACGGGGCAAACCGACCAGCTAGAACCTGAAGTACAATCACTGATCGACCTCATCGAGCAGCGCCAGCCTAAGTTCGTCATATCTTTCCACGAGCCACTCGCCATGATCGACGACCCAACTCAATCAGAGCTCGCCATTTGGCTAGGCAAGCAATTCAACCTACCGATCGTCGAAGACGTCGACTACGAAACCCCAGGCTCATTCGGTACATGGTGCCAAGAAAGAAACCTACCGTGTATTACCGTAGAGCTACCGCCTGTTTCTGCGGATCTGACTATAGAACAGTATTTGGAAGCGTTTGTGGCGGTGTTGGGGTGTGAATGA
- a CDS encoding ABC transporter substrate-binding protein, whose protein sequence is MDFKKHSTALLISSLLTPFISVTAVAETLPAGVSLAKDQHLVRANDAEAATLDPAKAEGLPEMHILRDLFEGLVIQDRDGNITPGVAESWETEDNKTFVFHLRKDAQWSNGDPVTADDFVYAIRRAVDPKTASPNVWYLKLTQINNIADVAEGKKPIEELGVSAVDKYTVKFELDSKVPYFVAMTGHTSMMPVHKAALESSDKPWSDPKQFVGNGAFVLDEWVVNERIELKKNPNYWDSSDTHLTEVTYIPFENQNASINRYAVGEVDITSDVPTHMAQQLKSKYQDAFTAVPLLCTYYYAFNTTRAPFDDARVRKAVSYSMMRDVITNGVTQVGNLPAYTFAHEYTAGFDATQPEYSTWTQKERDQKAKELLKEAGYDAANPLDFKLLYNTSESNKSIAVAIASMLKGNLGAQVELENQEWKSYLVSRRQGDFDVMRASWCGDYNEASTFLSLLRSESSGNFARYNNDKYDSAMDSALAATSEQERQGFYDQAEQLLAEDMPIAPIYYYMQARLVRPSVGGFAKNNVEGRIYSKDLYIKE, encoded by the coding sequence ATGGATTTTAAAAAACATTCAACGGCTTTACTCATTTCATCTTTATTGACCCCTTTTATATCAGTGACTGCCGTTGCTGAAACCTTACCTGCTGGTGTTTCACTGGCGAAAGACCAACACTTAGTTCGTGCTAACGATGCAGAAGCTGCGACGCTTGACCCTGCAAAAGCAGAAGGCTTGCCGGAAATGCACATACTACGCGATCTGTTTGAAGGCTTAGTGATCCAAGATCGCGATGGCAATATCACCCCAGGAGTTGCGGAATCTTGGGAAACCGAAGACAACAAGACGTTTGTATTCCACCTACGTAAAGACGCGCAATGGTCGAATGGCGATCCGGTGACGGCCGATGATTTCGTGTATGCGATACGACGCGCGGTAGACCCTAAAACGGCATCGCCAAATGTGTGGTACCTAAAGCTCACCCAAATCAACAATATTGCTGATGTGGCAGAAGGTAAGAAGCCAATTGAAGAACTAGGTGTTTCGGCTGTTGATAAATACACGGTGAAGTTCGAACTCGATAGTAAAGTGCCTTATTTTGTGGCGATGACGGGCCACACATCCATGATGCCAGTGCACAAAGCAGCCCTAGAAAGTAGCGACAAGCCGTGGAGCGATCCTAAGCAATTTGTTGGTAATGGTGCATTCGTACTAGACGAGTGGGTGGTGAACGAGCGTATTGAATTGAAGAAAAATCCTAACTATTGGGACAGTTCAGATACGCACTTAACCGAAGTGACTTACATTCCATTTGAGAATCAGAATGCCTCGATCAACCGTTATGCGGTGGGCGAGGTCGATATTACTTCGGACGTGCCGACACATATGGCGCAGCAACTTAAAAGCAAATACCAAGATGCGTTTACCGCGGTGCCTTTGCTGTGTACTTACTATTACGCGTTTAATACCACACGAGCTCCGTTTGATGATGCTCGAGTACGTAAAGCGGTGTCTTATTCTATGATGCGTGACGTTATCACCAATGGCGTCACTCAGGTGGGTAACCTGCCTGCTTATACCTTTGCTCATGAATATACAGCAGGTTTTGATGCGACTCAGCCTGAATACAGCACATGGACACAAAAAGAGCGCGACCAAAAGGCGAAAGAGCTGTTGAAAGAAGCGGGATACGATGCGGCTAATCCACTAGATTTCAAGCTGCTCTACAACACCAGTGAGTCGAACAAGTCGATAGCTGTGGCGATCGCTTCCATGCTCAAGGGCAACCTAGGTGCGCAAGTTGAGCTAGAAAACCAAGAGTGGAAGTCTTACCTAGTATCGCGTCGCCAAGGTGATTTTGATGTGATGCGAGCGTCTTGGTGTGGTGACTACAATGAAGCATCGACCTTCTTGAGCCTACTGCGCTCTGAGTCTTCGGGTAACTTTGCTCGTTACAACAACGACAAGTACGACTCAGCAATGGACAGCGCATTGGCGGCAACCAGCGAACAAGAACGCCAAGGTTTCTATGATCAAGCCGAGCAGTTACTGGCTGAAGATATGCCTATCGCGCCAATCTACTACTACATGCAGGCTCGCCTAGTGCGACCAAGTGTTGGTGGATTTGCCAAAAACAACGTAGAAGGACGAATCTATTCTAAGGATCTTTATATCAAAGAATAG
- a CDS encoding ethylbenzene dehydrogenase-related protein — protein MIIPASEAQAKDKILESSKLPSNIVIDGNVDAVWDQAKSLTQKVNKLPYKPNNGYEGIKKTSVEMKSMYDDEYIYFLFSYADPTKSIDRFPWIKQEDGSWKQLKNKDDTGHDNTYYEDKFAVYWDINAEGFSEKGCNAACHRAKKGQNAGRDDKNPARKYTNREGEFIDMWHWKGVRTAVHNQLDDQYVDSNTDPKQNKGWGRKGDSKTGGGYVNNVKDDQPAYVADNLTNETLLILDSEKKPFTADYNQLERIPGLTGKPFTGSRGDIEVGAIWKDGIWTLEMKRKLVTTGENSETQDVQFNDLSKKYPFGVAVFDNSQINHIYHRGVLNLEFK, from the coding sequence ATGATCATTCCAGCCAGTGAAGCTCAAGCAAAAGATAAGATATTAGAGAGCAGTAAACTGCCATCAAATATAGTTATCGATGGCAACGTTGATGCGGTCTGGGATCAAGCCAAATCACTTACTCAAAAGGTAAATAAATTGCCTTATAAGCCAAATAATGGTTATGAAGGCATCAAGAAAACCAGTGTGGAAATGAAGTCGATGTATGACGATGAATACATTTACTTTTTGTTTAGTTATGCTGATCCGACCAAAAGTATTGACCGATTTCCTTGGATTAAGCAAGAGGATGGTTCATGGAAACAGTTAAAAAATAAAGATGACACCGGGCACGACAATACTTACTACGAAGATAAATTTGCAGTCTATTGGGACATCAATGCTGAAGGCTTTTCTGAGAAGGGGTGTAACGCTGCGTGTCACAGAGCTAAAAAGGGTCAAAATGCAGGGCGTGATGACAAGAATCCAGCGCGTAAATACACCAATCGCGAAGGCGAGTTTATTGATATGTGGCACTGGAAAGGTGTGAGAACCGCGGTTCATAATCAGCTTGATGACCAGTATGTTGATAGTAATACCGATCCAAAACAAAACAAAGGTTGGGGCCGTAAAGGAGACAGTAAAACTGGTGGTGGTTATGTTAATAACGTAAAAGACGATCAACCCGCATATGTGGCAGATAACTTGACCAATGAAACATTACTTATTTTAGATTCGGAGAAGAAACCATTTACTGCTGACTACAATCAGCTGGAACGAATCCCAGGGTTAACGGGTAAGCCATTTACAGGTTCCCGTGGTGATATCGAAGTCGGTGCTATTTGGAAAGATGGTATTTGGACTCTTGAAATGAAGCGGAAGCTTGTAACCACTGGTGAAAATTCAGAAACTCAAGATGTGCAATTTAACGATTTAAGTAAAAAGTATCCATTTGGTGTCGCGGTCTTTGATAATTCTCAGATTAATCATATATATCATCGAGGTGTGTTGAATCTCGAATTTAAATAA
- a CDS encoding cytochrome c produces the protein MVKTVTQYCPYFFLLTIFNIFFMSVSTASEPMVQVPVVHNAKSFSSQITNEAEMQTLIKENKRCIRCHQKKRLLKNIDAIASVGAHASTEFYNNCTACHGRKGSHPKDSDLVSVIPFDDHIDLPIFEQNQKCIACHSPESLRVSEWTHDVHATKLTCSNCHNLHRDSDPIIGISKKFRIGLCATCHEAILREKELKSHR, from the coding sequence ATGGTCAAAACGGTTACTCAATATTGCCCTTATTTTTTCTTGCTGACCATCTTTAACATATTCTTCATGTCGGTATCGACCGCTTCTGAACCAATGGTTCAGGTTCCAGTTGTTCACAATGCAAAATCGTTTTCTAGCCAAATTACCAATGAAGCGGAAATGCAGACCTTAATAAAGGAAAATAAGCGTTGTATACGATGCCATCAAAAAAAGCGTCTGCTTAAAAATATTGATGCCATCGCTTCTGTAGGCGCACATGCCAGTACCGAGTTTTACAACAACTGCACGGCTTGTCATGGCAGAAAAGGTTCTCACCCCAAAGATTCTGATCTAGTGAGTGTGATTCCATTCGATGATCATATCGACTTACCAATTTTCGAACAAAACCAAAAGTGTATCGCCTGTCATTCTCCTGAAAGCTTGAGGGTCAGTGAGTGGACTCACGATGTACATGCCACCAAATTGACATGTTCCAATTGTCATAATTTACATCGCGATTCAGACCCGATTATCGGTATCAGTAAGAAGTTCCGTATTGGGTTATGTGCAACCTGCCATGAAGCTATTCTGCGTGAGAAAGAGCTTAAGTCGCATCGGTAA